The sequence below is a genomic window from Sander lucioperca isolate FBNREF2018 chromosome 6, SLUC_FBN_1.2, whole genome shotgun sequence.
CAAGAGGTtggaaagatacacacacactcgtaaACAGCCGCACTTTCCtttcattgtttatttaaagtccTTCTGTGTTCCTGTCAGAAGAGTGTCTCAAGAAGGAAAGACTGAACTCCAGAAGGCTTTAGAAAAGAGGAAATGGGAACAAAGGATGAAGGCGAGCAGGGATCAGGAAGAGGCAAAGAAGAACAGATCACCACTTCATCAGGAACTGTTGAAAAGACATCAGAGGCTAGAAAAGGTTTGCAGAGCGCATGctcttttttaacattttttaacatcttgTCACATGATCTGACTCAAAAAATCATCATGGTGGTTGACATTAAATGAAATGATCTTTTCTGAAAGCATACATTACCATCATAGATCATATCATACACTGTCATATAAAAATGCTCACTGAAGATTGACATTGGTGGTCTGTGTGGAGCATCATGTGGTTCTGCAGTCAACCAGTGGAGGGCAGTGTAGACTTAGTTTCAGACACTGCTGTCCTGTCAGGGTTCctacaagaaaagaaaaaaaaaacattgatctGTTAGACCATATACTTGCATTATGACAATGACTTCTGAATGTTGTAGTTATATGAACTAAAAGACAGCACataaagatatagattttttaatttacaaaccatatatacatatttgcCTGTGTTTAAGAACTATGGATTGTGTGGATCTTCCAGGCCTTTAATTTTAGGGAATTAGCTCCAAACCTAGACATTCGAAAATGGGGCTTGTTTACCTTGGCTACACATCTGACCTCCACATTTGTTTtggtatatttttatttatttttacattttcttcacAGCTCGAGAGAGACAAAGGACAACAGCGAGAGGGGCCAGAGTTCCTCCGAGTCAAAGAGAGGCTGAGAAGAACTGCAGTGTTAGATGTAGGAGGAAAAGAAGTGTGACAATTATGATTTGTGATTGTATGTGCATGTTTTGTGTCAGCACAATGGACCGTTGGTAATAAATGATTGGGTGGAGAGACTGATCTTATGagggctttaaaaaaaacacaaaaaaacaaaaaactgcacAACAAATAGATATTCAGCAGTCATAATGAAAACAACAATCAGATAATGTGAAGTAAGACATTTAGCAGCCAATCATCCCAGTGATTAGCTGAGCAAAGGTGCAAGAGATTAAAGGAGCAGTGAGTATTTTCTGTTAGAAATCAAagtgtgcatgtatgaaaaatatattaatgatTCAGCTTGAGTTACACCATAAAGTCTACATGGCTGAATTAGACTGCTGGGTCATGATATAGACAGTGATCTCAGCTGAATGTGTCTTGGATGATTTATACAGCAGCTGTACATGTATCATGCCCCCATTCTATTTTCTTCCTTAACAATGCAAACAGAATTCACACCGTAATAAGTGTTActattttattacatattttctATGTGTCTGTAATTATATGTCTTGCTACTGTTTCCACAGTACTCAACAAGACACATATTCTTTCTAATCAGGAGTGACAAATTTACTGCATAATTTTGGGTCAATGTCATtgtttaatacatccatgttagGTCTGTTTTATGTTGTTGGGAAGTGTAGTATCATTGGTATATTGTACTAATCAGGTATGTTTGTCTGATGTCAACACTGAGCAAATGTAATTCTGAGAAAACTATTGTGTCCTTTGTGTGACCTTCAATattttttccatttaaaaacaatattcaacaacatgaaattgatatgttgaaatattttataATGACAAATTAGTGTATTTCCACAGTGATGAAACATGTGGGCAAagtgaaaaacagtaaaaagtcACAAACACCAGGTTCTTGTgaacatttatttgtttatgaaTGACGGGAGGTGAGGATTTCGTTTAGAAAATAATAGAACATAAATCTTCGTATGAATAATAATTATCAGTATACCGTGTATACCCGAAGAATAAAGCTGATATTTATCTTTAACATCCTGT
It includes:
- the LOC116041505 gene encoding protein FAM107B isoform X3; translated protein: MQTHQIEQQDRHSKPQAPPSQLQSVEESSNLIRPQKPLNPVTASKSHQELHKELRMTHKRRVSQEGKTELQKALEKRKWEQRMKASRDQEEAKKNRSPLHQELLKRHQRLEKLERDKGQQREGPEFLRVKERLRRTAVLDVGGKEV
- the LOC116041505 gene encoding protein FAM107B isoform X1, with the protein product MGVTHGKKRDLQHSTETHLNGSGEKSSVMQTHQIEQQDRHSKPQAPPSQLQSVEESSNLIRPQKPLNPVTASKSHQELHKELRMTHKRRVSQEGKTELQKALEKRKWEQRMKASRDQEEAKKNRSPLHQELLKRHQRLEKLERDKGQQREGPEFLRVKERLRRTAVLDVGGKEV
- the LOC116041505 gene encoding protein FAM107B isoform X2; the protein is MGVTHGKKRDLQHSTETHLNGSASVMQTHQIEQQDRHSKPQAPPSQLQSVEESSNLIRPQKPLNPVTASKSHQELHKELRMTHKRRVSQEGKTELQKALEKRKWEQRMKASRDQEEAKKNRSPLHQELLKRHQRLEKLERDKGQQREGPEFLRVKERLRRTAVLDVGGKEV